From Pelmatolapia mariae isolate MD_Pm_ZW linkage group LG22, Pm_UMD_F_2, whole genome shotgun sequence, a single genomic window includes:
- the med10 gene encoding mediator of RNA polymerase II transcription subunit 10, translating into MTMAEKFDNLEEHLEKFIENIRQLGIIVSDFQPSSQTGLNQKLNFMISGLQDIEKCRQQLHEINVPLEVFEYIDQGRNPQLYTKECLERALARNEQVKGKIDTLTKFKSLLVSELSKVFPEEMAKYKAIHGEDAPS; encoded by the exons ATGACAATGGCGGAAAAGTTCGATAACCTCGAAGAACACCTGGAGAAGTTTATCGAGAATATTCGACAGCTGGGAATCATCGTGAGCGACTTTCAGCCTAGCAGCCAGACAGGACTCAACCAAAAACT AAATTTCATGATATCTGGGCTCCAGGACATCGAGAAGTGCCGTCAGCAGCTTCATGAGATCAACGTACCCCTGGAGGTCTTTGA ATATATTGACCAAGGTCGGAACCCTCAGCTGTACACCAAGGAGTGTCTGGAGAGAGCCTTGGCGAGGAACGAGCAGGTCAAAGGGAAGATAGACACTTTGACG AAGTTCAAGAGCCTTTTGGTTTCCGAGCTCAGCAAAGTTTTTCCAGAGGAGATGGCCAAGTATAAGGCTATACATGGAGAAGATGCCCCCTCCTAG
- the ube2ql1 gene encoding ubiquitin-conjugating enzyme E2Q-like protein 1, which produces MATLLRKIGLIRLHDRDTEDPKHHQGSLKGSKGNQKNNTSKHCQTANETNILSTPEIKARKLDQHGKDKPSGKDKQVKDAKEKQQTGGGGGGGGGGGGGVGGGGSKATSASSIPPLPPHRQHCTQVRTRRLMKELQEIRRLGDNFITVELVEDNLYDWNVKLHQVDKDSALWQDMKETSTEFILLNVTFPDNFPFSPPFMRVLTPRLENGYVLDGGAICMELLTPRGWSSAYTVEAVMRQFAASLVKGQGRICRKAGKSKKAFSRKEAEATFKSLVKTHEKYGWVSPPVSDG; this is translated from the exons atggcCACCCTACTGCGAAAGATCGGTCTGATCCGTCTGCACGACCGAGACACCGAGGACCCAAAGCACCACCAGGGCTCGTTAAAGGGGAGCAAAGGAAACCAGAAAAACAACACCAGCAAACACTGTCAGACCGCCAACGAGACCAACATCCTGAGCACTCCGGAGATTAAAGCGAGGAAGCTGGACCAGCACGGCAAGGACAAGCCGTCCGGCAAGGATAAGCAGGTCAAGGATGCGAAGGAGAAGCAGCAGACGGGAGGAGGTGGTGGCGgcggtggaggaggaggaggaggcgtaGGAGGAGGCGGCAGTAAAGCTACCAGTGCCTCCTCGATACCACCGCTGCCGCCTCATCGGCAACACTGCACCCAGGTCCGGACGCGACGGCTGATGAAGGAGCTGCAGGAGATCAGGAGGTTAGGAGACAACTTCATCACGGTGGAGCTGGTGGAGGACAACCTGTACGACTGGAACGTCAAGCTGCACCAGGTGGACAAGGACTCGGCGCTGTGGCAGGACATGAAGGAGACCAGCACAGAGTTCATACTGCTCAACGTCACCTTTCCCGATAATTTCCCCTTCTCGCCCCCGTTCATGCGGGTCCTGACGCCCCGGTTGGAGAACGGCTACGTGCTGGACGGCGGGGCCATATGCATGGAGCTGTTGACCCCCCGCGGATGGTCCAGTGCCTACACGGTGGAGGCCGTCATGAGACAGTTTGCTGCCAGCCTCGTAAAAGGACAG GGCCGTATATGTAGGAAAGCTGGAAAATCTAAGAAAGCTTTCAGCCGCAAGGAAGCCGAGGCTACCTTCAAATCCCTGGTGAAGACCCACGAGAAGTACGGCTGGGTGTCTCCGCCCGTCTCTGACGGCTGA